A single Nicotiana tabacum cultivar K326 chromosome 5, ASM71507v2, whole genome shotgun sequence DNA region contains:
- the LOC107774150 gene encoding uncharacterized protein LOC107774150 — translation MGDKTTNHEMVETPQEETPILAAESTPQPPPPPGDGGGGGGWGGGWGFSAFSYLTDLQKAATVAAEEISRNGLKVIDHSVENFASGAWQALGNTIKGGSDLVHKLENSAVDIAESIQHGGLPATTGSVGPSILETGKTFTAKGMEVIELLGRETMDLLIAETGINVDKISKDAEGKIDEDQYFEEVTFDRCFYIYGGPEHLEELVALSNHYVMLFNRKKAKLPSDQRSSYDGKLKEVQQIFDLVLK, via the exons ATGGGAGACAAAACGACGAATCATGAGATGGTGGAAACGCCACAAGAAGAAACACCAATTTTAGCTGCTGAGTCAACACCGCAGCCACCTCCTCCGCCGGGAGACGGCGGCGGTGGAGGAGGATGGGGCGGTGGCTGGGGATTTTCTGCGTTTTCTTATCTTACGGACCTTCAGAAGGCTGCTACTGTTGCTGCTGAAGAGATATCCCGCAAT GGTTTGAAAGTTATTGACCATTCAGTCGAGAATTTTGCTTCAGGAGCTTGGCAAGCATTAGGAAACACAATCAAAGGAGGTTCAGATTTAGTCCACAA GCTTGAGAATTCAGCTGTAGATATTGCAGAATCAATTCAGCATGGTGGTTTACCTGCCACAACCGGTTCCGTTGGACCATCGATACTAGAG ACTGGAAAAACTTTCACTGCTAAAGGAATGGAAGTGATTGAGCTGCTGGGGAGAGAAACTATGGATCTTCTGATTGCAGAAACTGGTATTAATGTTGACAAGATCTCCAAAGATGCTGAAGGGAAAATAGATGAAGATCAGTATTTTGAGGAAGTCACATTTGACCGATGCTTTTATATTTATGGTGGTCCCGAGCATTTGGAG GAGCTGGTGGCATTGTCCAACCATTATGTGATGCTGTTCAACCGAAAAAAAGCAAAACTTCCATCTGATCAAAGGTCTTCGTACGATGGAAAGCTTAAAGAGGTTCAGCAGATTTTTGACTTAGTTCTGAAGTAG